GGGAAGGCCACGAGGACCTCGCCGTCGACCGGGGAGACAACCGGCCCCTCGGCGGGTGCAATGGCCATGCCCGGACCGAGCATGCCTGAGGCGAAGGTCTGGTCCTCCACCTCGGACAGCGGGATCGCACGTCCCTGGATCGGAGCGGTGACGGTGAAGTCCTCAGTGGCCTCAGCGGGCAGCTCGACGGTCTCGGCGTGCTCGGCCATGGCCTCGGCCTCCAGGGCGGCCTCATCGGCGTCGACGTCATCGCCGGCCAGAGATGCCTTTCCTCGAGTAGTGCCGTAGGCGAAGGCGGCGCCGAAAGCGGCGAAGAAGACGATAACCTCGAGGATGAGGTACTTGACAATGTCGTCGGGAACGATCGAGACGAAACCAACGAATCCGGCGGCGCCCAGAGCCTGGTTGTGGATATCGAGCAGGGCGACGGCGGCACCCCCAAGGGAGGCCACACCCATCCCAATGAAGAACGGCCAACGCAGACGCAGGTTGACACCGAAGATGGCGGGCTCGGTGATACCAACGATCGCGGAGACACCACCAGCACCGGCCAGCCCCTTCATCTTGGAATCCTTGGTCAGGAGGAAGACCGCCAGGGTCACAGCGCCCTGGGCGATATTAGCCATGGAGGCGATCGGGAAGATGAAGGAGCCGGGACCGCCACTGCTCATCTGTGCGATGAGAGGCAGCTCCACGGCCGGGAAGGACTGGTGCAATCCGGTCACCACGATCGGCGAGTAGACCATGCCAAAGAGGAAGCCGCCCACGGGTCCGGCGGTCGTGTACAGCCAGCTCAAGCCGTTGGTAATACCGTCGGAGAGCTCCCGCGCCAGAGGGCCCACGACGACGAAGGTGAGGAAGCCGGTCACCAGCAGCGTAATGAGCGGGGTCAGCAAGAAGTCGGCAGTTCCCGACAGGCGCTTGTGGAGCCATTTCTCGATGTATGCCAGCAACCATGACACGCACAGGACAGGGATGACCATGGCCTGGTAACCGATCTTGTCCACGGTCAGCCCAAAGAGGTGCCAGACCTCAATAGTGCCGGCCTGTCGAGCCGTCTCGATCTCGTAGGCACTGGTCAACTGGGTGGACACCATGGCGGCCCCCATGGCCGCACCCAGGTAGACGTTGCCACCGAAGCGTTTGACTGCGGAGAAGCCGACGAGCACCGGCAGGAAGGCGAAGGCTGCCGAGGATACGAGGTTGATGACGTCGTCGTAGTCGGCAAGCCATGAGAACCGGTCGACGAGTCCGTAGGCACCAGTGGGGTTGTCCGACGTGACGAAGGAGGACGCAGTGAAGAAATCGGCCGTAAGGACATTATGAATCGCCATCATGAGACCGCCGGCAACAAGGGCCGGTAGCAGCGGGACGAAGATATCCGCAATGGCCTTGATGAAACGGGACAGCGGGTTACCGCTCTTAGCGGCCTGCTCCTTAGCCTCGTCCTTGGAGACCTCCTTAACCCCTCCGGTTCGGATCATCTCGGAGAAGACGAGGTCGACGTCTCCCGGTCCCACGATGATCTGGAACATGCCGCCTGCAATGAAGGTGCCCTTGAGGTCAGGGTCATTGTCGAGAGCCTTCTGGTCGACCTTGTCCATGTCATTGAGGACAAGACGCAGACGCGTTGCGCAGTGCGCTGCTGCGTTGATGTTGTCGGCGCCACCGACGTACGTCAGGACGTCCTTCGCCACGCGGGCGTGATCCATTGCCACCCGGAGGTTTCCTTTCTCGTGATGGGACCGCAGCACCTGGGAGGGCGGGAAAACCCAACGGTCGGGAACATCGCTGACCCCCT
This region of Actinomyces oris genomic DNA includes:
- a CDS encoding PTS beta-glucoside transporter subunit IIBCA, yielding MDHARVAKDVLTYVGGADNINAAAHCATRLRLVLNDMDKVDQKALDNDPDLKGTFIAGGMFQIIVGPGDVDLVFSEMIRTGGVKEVSKDEAKEQAAKSGNPLSRFIKAIADIFVPLLPALVAGGLMMAIHNVLTADFFTASSFVTSDNPTGAYGLVDRFSWLADYDDVINLVSSAAFAFLPVLVGFSAVKRFGGNVYLGAAMGAAMVSTQLTSAYEIETARQAGTIEVWHLFGLTVDKIGYQAMVIPVLCVSWLLAYIEKWLHKRLSGTADFLLTPLITLLVTGFLTFVVVGPLARELSDGITNGLSWLYTTAGPVGGFLFGMVYSPIVVTGLHQSFPAVELPLIAQMSSGGPGSFIFPIASMANIAQGAVTLAVFLLTKDSKMKGLAGAGGVSAIVGITEPAIFGVNLRLRWPFFIGMGVASLGGAAVALLDIHNQALGAAGFVGFVSIVPDDIVKYLILEVIVFFAAFGAAFAYGTTRGKASLAGDDVDADEAALEAEAMAEHAETVELPAEATEDFTVTAPIQGRAIPLSEVEDQTFASGMLGPGMAIAPAEGPVVSPVDGEVLVAFPTGHAYGLRSASGVELLIHVGMDTVQLEGKHFSPKVKAGDKVLRGMPLVDVDWAAVGASGYQTVTPIVVSNAQGYEGIEEHGAGTIHRGDALFDVVRKADDCGADKTDVQADAAQAKA